In Aquiflexum balticum DSM 16537, a single genomic region encodes these proteins:
- a CDS encoding AAA family ATPase has protein sequence MKPPNNPFVLNTYHGKKYFCDREDDLDKLQNHIDNERNVVLYAWRRLGKSALIQRFFEELEDTGKYETLYVDFLATHTIEDAVRTITTVIYDKYGKTKTGFSAAMQKLLSMMGATISFDPYSGAPELSLGLRQPGTEEHSLDVLGEFLRERKKKIVITIDEFQQVAHYEQDNAEAIFRSWTQKFPDIRFIFSGSHRTMMVEMFADNSRPFYQSAQLMSLLPIPLEKYIPFIQGHFKAKGKTISNEQIEMIYTWARGQTYTIQLVCNYLYAQYTQVKDEHIQKIYQDILEQQQGIFANFSKMLTRTQWNVFKAIAKEEPLYNPLSKDFIQKHRLGAASTVNTALKSLQKSELVVVDDGAYLVHEVLLARWMAKL, from the coding sequence ATGAAACCACCAAATAACCCATTTGTACTCAATACCTATCATGGGAAAAAATATTTCTGTGACAGGGAAGATGATCTGGATAAGCTCCAAAATCATATTGACAATGAAAGAAATGTTGTTTTATATGCATGGAGAAGGCTTGGGAAGTCTGCATTAATACAGCGGTTTTTTGAAGAATTGGAAGATACTGGTAAATATGAAACATTGTATGTGGACTTTTTGGCAACGCATACCATTGAAGATGCCGTGAGGACGATTACGACAGTGATCTACGATAAATATGGGAAAACCAAAACAGGTTTTTCGGCCGCCATGCAAAAACTGTTATCCATGATGGGGGCGACTATCAGTTTTGATCCCTATAGTGGCGCACCTGAGTTAAGCTTAGGGTTGAGACAGCCTGGAACTGAAGAACATTCCTTGGATGTCTTGGGTGAATTTCTCAGGGAAAGAAAAAAGAAGATCGTCATCACCATTGATGAATTTCAACAGGTTGCCCATTACGAACAGGATAATGCTGAGGCCATATTCAGGTCATGGACCCAGAAATTTCCTGATATACGCTTTATTTTCAGCGGGAGTCATCGGACCATGATGGTAGAAATGTTTGCGGACAATAGCCGCCCATTCTATCAAAGTGCACAATTGATGTCACTCTTACCCATACCGTTGGAAAAGTACATACCATTTATACAGGGGCACTTCAAGGCAAAAGGAAAAACTATATCCAATGAGCAAATTGAAATGATTTACACATGGGCAAGGGGGCAGACCTATACGATACAGTTGGTCTGCAACTACCTTTATGCTCAATATACCCAAGTCAAGGATGAGCATATCCAAAAAATCTATCAGGATATATTGGAACAACAGCAAGGAATTTTCGCCAATTTCTCCAAGATGCTGACCCGAACTCAATGGAATGTGTTTAAAGCCATAGCGAAAGAAGAGCCTTTATACAATCCTTTGAGCAAGGACTTTATCCAAAAACACAGGTTAGGCGCGGCAAGTACAGTAAATACTGCCCTCAAATCCCTTCAAAAATCCGAATTGGTAGTAGTGGATGATGGGGCATACCTGGTTCATGAGGTTTTACTGGCCAGGTGGATGGCTAAATTATAA
- a CDS encoding M14 family zinc carboxypeptidase — MKKISWLVLVILFTQGVSAQEKYVTLFEQSEGRETPIYSEVIQYFETLANDFKEVKMVEMGITDSGFPLHVLLFDRQQIFDPKKWHEANRLVLFINNGIHPGEPDGIDASMMFLRDILLNKIEIPENLAMAIVPVYNIGGHLNRGSFSRVNQNGPEEFGFRGNARNYDLNRDFIKADTKNARSFQQIFNWLRPQVFIDTHVSNGADYQHVMTLISTQHNRLGGKLGEYLENELNPQLYAKMKDRDFPMVPYVNAWGGKPEDGWSQFKDSGRYSSGYAALHSTLSFMPETHMLKPYHLRVASTYALFETFMEILEKDGAKIVASAKADRSNQISQSEFSMNHTIDKSSYKTIEFLGFESGQKPSEISGLPRLYYDRSKPFTKEVRFYDTYVDGLIISKPDAYLIPQGWFNVIENLYRNGVHLVELKNDSAISVTVYEIKEFQTAQRPFEGHYLHSNTKVEKIQTKINFRKGDFMVPMNQEVNRYIMEVLEPESEDSFFNWNFFDTILQSKEGYSAYVFEDLVAEFLNRNPDLRNKLEAAKSENEELAKSGSAQLRWVYEHSPWKEKEHNRYPVYRIEKMD; from the coding sequence ATGAAAAAAATATCATGGTTGGTATTAGTAATACTCTTTACTCAAGGAGTATCCGCGCAGGAAAAGTATGTCACTCTTTTTGAGCAGTCGGAAGGGCGGGAGACTCCGATTTATTCTGAAGTAATCCAATATTTTGAGACATTGGCCAATGACTTTAAAGAAGTCAAAATGGTCGAAATGGGAATTACAGACAGTGGTTTTCCACTCCACGTGCTGCTATTTGACAGACAGCAAATATTTGACCCAAAAAAATGGCATGAGGCAAACCGATTGGTGCTATTTATCAACAATGGCATTCATCCGGGCGAACCTGATGGGATTGATGCTTCAATGATGTTTTTAAGAGACATTTTATTGAATAAAATAGAAATTCCGGAAAATCTTGCGATGGCCATTGTACCTGTTTACAATATCGGAGGTCATCTAAATAGAGGTTCATTCAGTAGGGTCAACCAAAATGGGCCCGAGGAATTTGGTTTTCGGGGCAATGCAAGAAACTATGACCTCAACAGGGACTTTATCAAGGCAGATACCAAAAACGCAAGGTCTTTTCAACAGATTTTCAATTGGCTACGACCGCAGGTATTTATCGATACCCATGTCAGCAACGGTGCCGACTACCAGCATGTGATGACGCTGATATCTACCCAACATAACCGTTTGGGAGGAAAATTGGGGGAGTATTTGGAGAATGAACTCAACCCCCAACTTTATGCAAAAATGAAAGACAGGGATTTTCCGATGGTACCTTATGTCAATGCATGGGGCGGCAAACCTGAAGATGGTTGGTCACAGTTCAAGGATAGCGGTCGATATAGTAGTGGTTATGCTGCACTTCACAGCACATTAAGTTTTATGCCCGAAACCCATATGCTAAAGCCTTATCACCTGAGGGTGGCTTCCACTTATGCTTTATTTGAAACTTTTATGGAAATTTTAGAAAAGGACGGGGCCAAAATTGTTGCTTCTGCCAAGGCTGACCGTTCCAATCAGATTTCCCAAAGTGAATTTTCTATGAATCACACCATTGATAAAAGCAGCTATAAAACCATAGAATTTCTTGGCTTTGAATCAGGTCAAAAACCTTCTGAAATTTCCGGTTTACCGAGATTATATTATGATAGGTCAAAACCTTTTACCAAAGAAGTCCGATTCTATGACACCTATGTGGATGGTTTGATTATCTCAAAACCAGACGCTTACCTGATTCCCCAAGGATGGTTCAATGTGATAGAAAACCTGTATAGAAATGGTGTCCATTTGGTGGAATTAAAAAATGATTCGGCCATTTCTGTCACGGTATATGAAATCAAAGAGTTCCAGACTGCCCAGCGACCGTTTGAAGGACATTATCTGCATTCCAATACGAAGGTGGAAAAAATCCAGACCAAGATTAATTTTAGAAAAGGAGATTTCATGGTCCCTATGAACCAGGAAGTCAACCGTTACATCATGGAAGTATTGGAACCGGAAAGTGAGGATAGTTTTTTCAATTGGAATTTCTTTGATACGATTCTTCAGTCCAAAGAAGGTTATTCTGCTTACGTTTTTGAGGACTTGGTAGCCGAATTCCTTAATCGAAATCCCGACCTGAGAAATAAACTGGAAGCCGCAAAATCTGAAAATGAAGAGTTGGCAAAAAGTGGATCTGCTCAATTGAGATGGGTATATGAACATTCCCCTTGGAAGGAAAAGGAACATAACCGGTATCCGGTATACAGGATAGAAAAAATGGATTGA
- a CDS encoding DUF6787 family protein, with amino-acid sequence MQKQTPDQSFLQKLQSKWNLKSLRQVVLVLVVFALTGFTILFIKKPIFDFLGISMERGGFWKTVLYLLLVLPLYQLILLLWGFVFGQFSFFWEKEKEFIRRITGRKKNKGKESEKK; translated from the coding sequence ATGCAAAAACAAACCCCCGATCAATCCTTTCTCCAAAAACTCCAATCCAAATGGAACCTGAAAAGTCTCCGACAGGTCGTATTGGTATTGGTTGTTTTTGCATTGACCGGATTTACGATACTTTTTATCAAAAAACCTATTTTTGATTTTTTGGGCATCAGCATGGAGAGAGGTGGATTTTGGAAAACAGTGCTATATCTTTTGCTCGTTCTTCCTCTCTATCAGCTAATTCTATTATTGTGGGGATTTGTATTTGGGCAGTTTTCATTTTTTTGGGAAAAAGAGAAAGAGTTTATCAGAAGAATTACGGGAAGGAAAAAGAACAAAGGGAAAGAGTCGGAAAAGAAATAG
- a CDS encoding ABC transporter ATP-binding protein, with product MAKKRGIALEEHEKRKLTKQNLSKLGGIFRFVLPYKVNFLLGMVFLLFSSLTLLTFPYVAGKLIDTASGESWLVDDINGIAFILLGILLVQSIFSFFRVWLFAKVSERSMRDIRISLYSQLVQLPMTFFDKRRTGELISRITADVSMLQDTFSVTLAELFRQIITLLAGVAFLMVTTPKLTFFMLATFPVLVIIAMVFGKFIRKLSKQAQDELAAANVIVEETLQSIMTVKSFAGEEYESNRYRNGLNRVVAVALKAAGFRGAFISFIIFALFGGIVAVMWYGATLVASGEMSVGDLVSFVLYTTFIGGSIAGLGDIYGQIQKAIGSSERVLEILDETPELSTTDFQKVRMAGNIQFEQVRFNYPTRPELEVLKNINFHIPAGEKVALAGQSGAGKSTIIQLLLKFYPVEKGAILVDGKNISEWNLKQLRSNIGIVPQEVLLFGGSIRENIAYAKPDATEEEIIEAAKKANAWQFISKFPEGLSTTVGERGIKLSGGQRQRVAIARAILKDPAILILDEATSSLDAESEALVQEALDELMKNRTTIIIAHRLATIRKVDRIYVLKDGEIVEEGTHEDLAMHEDGFYANLVRLQFAE from the coding sequence ATGGCAAAAAAGAGAGGCATAGCTCTTGAAGAACACGAAAAGCGAAAGCTGACCAAACAGAATCTGAGTAAACTTGGTGGTATTTTTAGGTTTGTTTTACCCTATAAGGTAAATTTTTTATTGGGGATGGTATTTCTCCTATTTTCAAGCTTGACTTTACTGACTTTTCCTTACGTAGCCGGAAAACTGATCGATACTGCTTCAGGGGAATCCTGGTTGGTAGATGATATCAATGGCATTGCTTTTATTCTTTTGGGGATTTTATTGGTTCAGAGTATATTTTCTTTTTTTAGGGTATGGCTTTTTGCTAAGGTTTCTGAGCGAAGTATGCGGGATATCAGAATTTCCCTGTACAGTCAATTGGTACAATTGCCCATGACGTTCTTTGACAAAAGGAGAACAGGTGAACTGATTTCAAGAATTACCGCAGATGTCAGTATGTTACAGGATACTTTTTCCGTGACCTTGGCGGAACTCTTTCGTCAGATTATCACCTTGTTAGCAGGTGTGGCGTTTTTGATGGTGACCACTCCAAAACTTACTTTTTTTATGCTGGCCACTTTTCCTGTATTGGTGATTATTGCCATGGTATTCGGGAAATTTATCAGAAAACTTTCCAAACAGGCACAGGATGAATTGGCGGCAGCCAATGTCATTGTAGAAGAAACCTTGCAGTCTATTATGACGGTAAAATCATTTGCAGGAGAAGAATATGAATCCAACAGATACAGGAATGGGCTGAACAGGGTCGTAGCTGTTGCTTTAAAAGCCGCCGGGTTCAGGGGTGCATTTATTTCCTTTATCATCTTTGCCCTATTTGGAGGAATTGTGGCTGTGATGTGGTATGGCGCTACTTTGGTAGCCTCAGGTGAAATGAGTGTGGGGGATCTGGTTTCATTTGTGTTATATACCACTTTCATAGGTGGTTCCATAGCAGGTTTGGGAGATATTTACGGCCAAATCCAAAAGGCCATAGGCTCTTCCGAAAGGGTTCTGGAAATATTGGACGAAACACCTGAATTGTCCACTACAGATTTCCAAAAAGTCCGCATGGCCGGTAATATACAATTTGAGCAGGTCCGTTTTAACTATCCGACAAGGCCTGAATTGGAAGTCCTGAAAAACATCAACTTCCATATCCCGGCCGGAGAAAAAGTTGCCTTGGCAGGACAGAGTGGGGCCGGTAAATCCACTATCATTCAGTTACTGCTCAAATTTTATCCTGTAGAAAAAGGGGCGATTCTTGTTGATGGTAAAAATATATCCGAATGGAATCTTAAACAGTTAAGGTCCAACATTGGAATAGTCCCTCAGGAAGTCCTCCTTTTTGGAGGCAGTATCAGGGAAAATATCGCCTATGCCAAGCCTGATGCCACTGAAGAAGAAATTATAGAAGCAGCCAAAAAAGCAAATGCATGGCAGTTTATCAGCAAGTTCCCTGAGGGTTTGTCAACGACAGTAGGCGAGCGTGGCATCAAACTTTCCGGAGGACAGCGTCAGCGGGTGGCCATAGCCCGGGCGATTTTGAAAGACCCTGCTATTTTGATTTTGGATGAGGCCACTTCTTCTTTGGATGCAGAATCTGAAGCCTTGGTTCAGGAAGCTTTGGATGAACTGATGAAAAACAGGACTACTATTATTATTGCCCATAGATTGGCAACAATCCGCAAAGTGGACAGAATTTATGTACTCAAGGACGGGGAAATAGTCGAAGAAGGTACTCATGAGGACCTTGCTATGCATGAAGATGGTTTTTATGCCAATCTGGTCAGACTTCAGTTTGCTGAATAA
- a CDS encoding DUF4221 family protein — protein MKNHAIIFLSVLCFACGGNETETKMDFSNITFTMDTVVVDAGDEIINLKYGLWSSAMTEDKAFLYLWNMDESTLDKININELRLEEKIKYEIEGPDGVGAFVSWMNMLDNDRILMANFQEMGLFDMKGKKIKTYKLDKEKFIGDSLEDGESFNRKSIITDGGNVIYGLLGNWTNDNLSFAKVNFEDMEIKKYELPGIDELKDYSVALKSGQMMMISTTDKSLQRIGDRIILSNSAYAPIFVFDMKKDSVYQVNYTPQLTAAAKKGGYPKEVDSEKRFKEVMAEINSEINFQAPVWDEVNKRFYRFSYETIPGEITDEPMLESPEQKTISKVFLSIFDEDFNLIGESLVSQMTQIPNSVFVKDGKIWHYVNVDDELGFVRMAFD, from the coding sequence ATGAAAAACCATGCAATAATCTTCCTTTCAGTTCTTTGCTTTGCCTGCGGCGGGAATGAAACTGAAACCAAAATGGACTTCTCCAACATCACCTTCACCATGGATACTGTGGTGGTGGATGCCGGAGATGAAATCATCAACCTGAAGTATGGTCTTTGGTCAAGTGCCATGACAGAAGACAAAGCATTTCTCTATCTATGGAATATGGATGAGTCTACTTTGGACAAAATCAATATCAATGAACTGCGTTTGGAAGAGAAAATAAAATATGAAATAGAGGGCCCTGATGGAGTGGGTGCTTTTGTATCATGGATGAATATGTTGGATAATGACCGCATTCTAATGGCCAATTTTCAGGAAATGGGGCTTTTTGATATGAAAGGCAAAAAGATCAAAACTTATAAATTGGATAAAGAAAAATTTATTGGGGATAGTTTGGAAGATGGGGAGAGTTTCAATAGGAAGTCCATCATTACCGACGGTGGAAATGTGATTTATGGATTGTTGGGTAATTGGACGAATGATAATCTATCCTTTGCAAAAGTCAATTTTGAAGACATGGAGATCAAAAAGTATGAACTCCCTGGCATTGATGAGTTAAAAGATTATTCCGTAGCTCTGAAATCAGGCCAAATGATGATGATATCCACTACTGACAAATCACTTCAAAGAATTGGAGATAGGATTATCCTTTCCAATTCCGCCTATGCCCCCATATTTGTTTTTGATATGAAAAAGGACAGTGTTTATCAGGTCAATTATACCCCGCAACTCACTGCAGCTGCAAAAAAAGGCGGCTACCCCAAAGAAGTGGATTCAGAAAAGCGTTTTAAAGAGGTAATGGCAGAAATCAATTCTGAAATCAATTTTCAGGCACCGGTATGGGATGAGGTGAATAAAAGATTTTACAGATTCTCCTATGAAACTATCCCTGGTGAAATCACTGACGAACCAATGTTAGAGAGTCCCGAACAAAAAACTATTTCCAAGGTCTTTCTAAGCATTTTTGATGAAGACTTTAACCTGATAGGAGAATCTTTGGTTTCCCAAATGACACAAATTCCCAATTCTGTTTTTGTCAAGGATGGTAAGATTTGGCATTATGTGAACGTGGATGACGAACTTGGTTTTGTGAGAATGGCTTTTGATTGA
- a CDS encoding Fic family protein: MAYLINPDRTKPWNNLPELPIEAQYYRDLDIFEQLGEAKAAIARLQGRSAAIPNQGMLINTISLQEAKASSEIENIFTTDDELYKAFSDETIKQGPTKEILHYRESIWKGHQYLVSNHKFDIPYFELIYQTITGMSDGIRKPFAHTFIRQGGSGPNAGKAVYTPPRGEGVVEAKMENLIHFMNDDNTIDPILKMAIGHLQFEAIHPFRDGNGRTGRLFNIHFLTQKGLLDLPILFLSKFILDRKEDYYAFLAGVTQRSAWKDWLIFMLKAVEITSMDTYHKINDILAAKDSILHVLENETNIIRPESLVEAIFTQPYTKVKHLTDKKIYAENTARQYLNQIAEMGIVERREISGGHYYMNLELYRILGE; encoded by the coding sequence ATGGCGTATCTCATCAATCCTGACAGGACCAAACCTTGGAACAATCTCCCTGAACTGCCGATCGAAGCCCAGTATTATCGGGATTTGGATATTTTTGAGCAATTGGGGGAAGCAAAGGCAGCCATAGCCCGATTACAGGGAAGAAGTGCGGCGATACCCAATCAGGGCATGTTGATCAATACTATCAGTTTGCAGGAGGCCAAGGCCTCGTCAGAGATTGAGAACATTTTCACCACCGATGATGAGCTTTACAAAGCCTTCAGTGATGAAACCATCAAACAAGGACCCACAAAGGAAATACTGCATTATCGGGAATCCATTTGGAAAGGGCATCAATACCTTGTATCCAACCATAAATTTGATATTCCTTATTTCGAATTGATTTACCAAACCATCACGGGTATGAGTGATGGTATCAGAAAACCTTTTGCCCATACCTTTATCCGACAGGGTGGTTCAGGACCGAATGCAGGAAAAGCCGTATATACACCTCCAAGAGGCGAAGGAGTGGTCGAAGCCAAAATGGAAAATCTGATCCATTTCATGAATGATGACAACACCATCGATCCGATATTGAAAATGGCTATTGGTCACCTTCAGTTTGAGGCCATTCACCCTTTCAGAGATGGGAATGGGCGGACAGGAAGACTCTTCAACATTCATTTTCTGACACAGAAAGGACTTCTTGACCTTCCCATTTTGTTTTTGAGCAAGTTTATTTTGGACAGAAAGGAGGATTATTATGCATTCCTGGCAGGAGTTACCCAAAGGTCTGCGTGGAAAGATTGGCTGATTTTTATGTTGAAAGCAGTGGAAATTACTTCCATGGACACCTACCACAAAATCAATGATATCTTGGCGGCAAAGGATAGCATACTACATGTATTGGAAAATGAAACAAACATCATCCGACCGGAATCTTTGGTGGAGGCCATTTTTACTCAACCCTACACCAAGGTCAAACACCTGACCGATAAAAAAATCTATGCCGAAAATACCGCCCGCCAGTATCTCAACCAAATCGCAGAAATGGGCATAGTCGAACGCCGTGAAATCAGCGGTGGGCATTATTACATGAATCTGGAATTGTACAGGATTTTGGGGGAGTGA
- the tnpA gene encoding IS200/IS605 family transposase: MPQSLAKVYLHIIFSTKRREKFISEKIRPELHSYLTEVIYNLNSFVHEIYANPEHIHILCELPRTITIAQLILKIKTSSSIWMKTKGVEKFEWQKGYGAFSVSHSKVEIVKTYIQKQPEHHQKLNFENEFRLFLKEYNIEFDERYVWD; the protein is encoded by the coding sequence ATGCCGCAATCTCTAGCAAAAGTTTATCTACACATCATTTTCTCTACAAAGAGAAGGGAAAAGTTTATTTCTGAAAAAATTCGTCCGGAACTCCATTCATATTTGACAGAAGTTATCTATAACTTAAATTCCTTTGTCCATGAGATTTATGCTAATCCAGAGCATATCCATATTCTTTGTGAGTTACCCAGGACAATAACAATTGCTCAATTGATCCTGAAAATTAAAACTTCCAGCTCTATTTGGATGAAGACCAAGGGGGTTGAAAAGTTTGAGTGGCAGAAGGGTTATGGTGCTTTTTCAGTAAGCCATTCAAAAGTGGAAATAGTTAAAACTTACATTCAAAAACAACCCGAACACCATCAAAAATTAAATTTTGAAAATGAATTCAGACTTTTTCTAAAGGAGTATAATATCGAATTTGATGAAAGGTATGTTTGGGATTAA
- a CDS encoding LytR/AlgR family response regulator transcription factor, giving the protein MNILLIEDERPAANRLKQLVLELLPGVNIYGNLDSITSAVAWLELHPAPDLIFCDIQLADGLSFEIFEMVRVSSPIIFTTAFDQYAIKAFKLNSVDYLLKPIDPKELAGAINKFKSQKIKTTIDLSQIKELLQPQQKEFKSRFMVKIGEKIQSILASEAAFFMSEERVTFLQTFEGKRYILDYTLDQLEEMLDPKKFFRLNRKYISSFEAIAEIHTYSNSRLKIKLANCSDNDILVSREKVGALKEWLDG; this is encoded by the coding sequence ATGAACATTCTTTTGATAGAAGATGAAAGACCTGCTGCCAATAGGTTGAAACAGCTTGTTTTGGAATTACTTCCCGGGGTAAATATTTATGGAAATTTGGACAGCATTACTTCGGCGGTAGCTTGGCTGGAATTGCATCCTGCACCCGACCTTATATTCTGTGATATCCAATTGGCGGATGGATTGAGTTTTGAAATTTTTGAAATGGTCAGGGTCAGTTCCCCGATCATTTTTACCACAGCCTTTGACCAATACGCCATCAAGGCCTTCAAGCTCAACTCGGTGGATTACCTGCTCAAACCGATTGACCCCAAGGAATTGGCAGGGGCTATAAACAAGTTCAAAAGCCAAAAAATCAAAACCACAATCGACCTCAGTCAAATCAAAGAACTGCTTCAACCGCAGCAAAAGGAATTCAAATCCAGGTTTATGGTCAAAATCGGAGAGAAAATCCAATCGATCCTTGCCTCGGAAGCGGCTTTTTTTATGAGTGAGGAGCGGGTGACTTTTTTACAGACTTTTGAAGGGAAACGGTACATTTTGGACTACACCTTGGATCAATTGGAAGAAATGTTGGATCCCAAAAAATTTTTCCGCTTGAATAGAAAATACATTTCTTCTTTTGAAGCCATCGCGGAGATCCATACCTATTCAAACAGCCGTCTGAAAATCAAATTGGCCAATTGCAGCGACAATGATATTCTGGTCAGCAGGGAAAAGGTCGGGGCGTTGAAGGAGTGGTTGGATGGCTAA
- a CDS encoding sensor histidine kinase, which yields MSKDFFRSATIFYSAKRFFFLNFGISTILMLLFCPTCFLSLEGILSIAPDWVFSFLMSSALSLGGFKVEEYYNKRISWIEKPVKRLFLTAASYMVYSFIVSYILVVLYVLISVEGVNLTNINWSSMLENTLMPTFIALIIITIFISRSWLYEWRSAAIEAEQLKSENIASQYQSLKDQLNPHFLFNSLNVLSNLVYESADKSAEFIQQLSKIYRYVLEVQQEELVGLDREIGFAENYLNLQKIRFEGSLEYFIDVHHLKGYYLPPLSLQLLLENAIKHNIASLEKPLKIMIEQADGNLIVRNILQPKLTKEESKTGIGLSNIKKRYALLSNQSPNIIETEKEFIVELPLIKLNGS from the coding sequence ATGAGCAAAGATTTTTTTCGATCAGCCACCATCTTCTACTCCGCCAAGCGGTTTTTCTTTTTGAATTTTGGGATTTCTACCATCTTGATGTTGTTGTTCTGCCCAACTTGCTTTTTGTCTTTGGAGGGGATTTTGTCCATAGCTCCGGATTGGGTTTTTTCTTTTTTAATGTCTTCTGCATTAAGTTTGGGAGGGTTCAAAGTAGAGGAGTATTATAACAAAAGAATATCCTGGATCGAAAAGCCGGTGAAAAGACTCTTTTTGACAGCGGCTTCTTACATGGTTTATTCTTTTATAGTCAGTTACATATTGGTGGTACTCTATGTACTGATTTCAGTAGAAGGGGTAAACCTGACAAATATCAATTGGAGCTCAATGTTGGAAAATACCCTGATGCCAACATTTATAGCTCTGATCATCATTACTATTTTCATTTCCAGATCCTGGCTGTATGAGTGGCGTTCTGCTGCCATTGAAGCAGAACAGCTTAAATCAGAAAATATCGCCAGCCAATACCAATCTCTAAAAGACCAATTAAATCCCCATTTTCTGTTCAATTCACTCAATGTGCTGAGTAATCTCGTCTATGAAAGTGCCGATAAATCCGCAGAATTTATACAGCAATTGTCCAAAATCTACCGCTATGTTTTGGAAGTACAGCAAGAGGAATTGGTGGGTTTGGACAGGGAAATAGGCTTTGCGGAGAACTACCTGAACCTTCAAAAAATCAGGTTTGAAGGAAGCCTGGAGTATTTTATTGATGTACATCATTTAAAGGGCTATTACCTCCCACCACTTTCTCTTCAATTACTATTGGAAAATGCCATCAAACATAATATTGCAAGTTTGGAGAAACCGCTCAAAATTATGATAGAACAAGCAGATGGCAATTTAATTGTACGCAATATTCTTCAACCTAAATTGACCAAGGAGGAGTCAAAAACGGGTATTGGATTGTCCAATATCAAAAAGCGCTATGCCCTGTTAAGTAACCAAAGTCCAAATATCATTGAAACAGAAAAGGAATTTATCGTAGAACTTCCTCTGATAAAACTAAATGGATCATGA
- a CDS encoding DUF2306 domain-containing protein, whose amino-acid sequence MYNLFNNQIGLIHFIASVLALVLGSAVLVMTKGTKIHIRTGYLYVISMVVLLATAFMLYNLFGKWGIFHYFAVVSSCTLILGMIPILVRNQIKNWAYLHFSFMYWSVIGLYGAFVSEMLTRIPKVPFYNMVGLATAGVMLVGGILFGINKAKWRRMMIAISKIK is encoded by the coding sequence ATGTACAATCTCTTTAACAATCAAATCGGTTTGATTCACTTTATAGCTTCTGTTTTGGCTTTAGTGCTTGGTTCAGCAGTTTTGGTGATGACAAAAGGTACCAAAATCCATATCCGAACAGGCTATTTATATGTAATAAGCATGGTAGTTTTGCTGGCAACGGCCTTTATGCTTTATAACTTATTTGGCAAATGGGGGATTTTTCATTACTTCGCAGTGGTCAGTTCCTGCACACTGATTTTAGGGATGATTCCGATTTTAGTGCGCAATCAAATCAAAAATTGGGCTTATCTTCATTTTTCCTTCATGTATTGGTCTGTGATAGGACTTTATGGGGCTTTTGTCAGTGAGATGTTGACCCGAATTCCTAAAGTGCCATTTTACAATATGGTGGGTTTGGCCACGGCAGGGGTGATGCTTGTTGGCGGAATTTTGTTTGGAATCAATAAAGCAAAATGGAGAAGAATGATGATAGCAATATCCAAAATTAAATAA